The nucleotide sequence ATCGATAAACTCGAGCGTATCAAGGCCGAATTGACCAAGATCAAAGATCAATTGTAACTTTTTTACAAATTAGGGGTCTAACATCTTAAATGAACTGTTTCTCTTTTTACAGCACATTAACTATAACCTAATATTTTAAAAATGAAAAAAGGATTAATAGCACTTATTGTATTGGGCGTTATCGCAGTCGCGCTCTATGGATGGGGCGTAAGTTTCAACAATACAGCCATAGAACTCAAGGAAGCGTCGACCAAAACCTGGGCGAATGTCGAAAGTGCCTATCAACGCAGAAATGACCTTATCGGCAACTTGGTAAAAACGGTACAAGGCGCGGCCGATTTTGAGAGGGGCACATTAAAAGACGTGATCGAAGCCCGGTCAAAAGCCACTTCAATTTCTATAGACCCCAGCAATATCAGCCCAGAACAATTGGCCGAGTTCAACAAGGTGCAAGGAGGCCTAAGCGGGGCACTAAAAAGCCTATTGGTTACCGTAGAACGATATCCTGACCTAAAGGCCAACAAAAACTTTCTGGAACTACAGTCCCAATTGGAAGGTACCGAAAACCGCATCAATGTAGCGCGCGATCGCTTTAATGCTTCGGTCGAGCCCTACAACCTGCACATAAAGACTTTTCCAAATTATATCTTGGCAGGCTTGTTCAATTTTAAAGAGCTTTCTTATTTTCAATCTGAGGCCGGGGCGGAAAAGGCACCTGACACAAGTTTTGATTTCAAATAGCCGCGGATGATGTCTCGAGTAGAAAATTTTTTAACGGCCGAAGAAGAACAAGAAATTGTTCAGGCAATTGTCAATGCCGAAAAAAATACGTCCGGTGAAATACGGGTACATTTAGAGGCACATACAAAAATCGACCTACTCGACCGTGCTAAAGAAGTATTTCATTTACTAAAAATGGACAATACCAAAGAAGAAAATGGAGTACTGATCTATGTGGCCGTAAACGACAGGAAATTTGCTATTTATGGTGATCGCGGCATCGACAAGGTGGTCCCCAAAAATTTCTGGGATTCCACTAGGGACACCATTGCATCGCATTTTAAAAACGGAAGGTTCAAACAAGGCCTTATCGAAGGCATATTGAAAGCCGGAAAGGAGTTGGAAAGTCATTTCCCATGGCAACATGGCGATGTAAATGAGCTGAGCAATGAAATATCTAAAAACTAGTTTACTTGTACTCTTTCTTTTCTGGGGCCTAGGTTCTTTTGCCCAGCTCGAAATTCCCGAAAAACCAGAAAAGGAAACCAGCGTCTATGACTACATTGACCTTTTAAGCACAAGCCAGAAAAAAAACCTGGAAGAAAAGCTCATTCGCTATTCCGATAGCACTTCCACCCAAATCGTAGTCGCCATCATCAATTCTACGAAAGGGGAACAAATCAACTACCTTGGAGCGCATTGGCTCACCGAATGGGGGATTGGCCAAAAGGGAAAAGACAATGGAATATTAATTGTCTTAGCCCAAAATGACCGTAAAATCAGCATTAATACCGGCTATGGCGTCGAGGCCACCTTGACCGATGCGATGTCAAGACGTATTATTGAGACCGTTATTATACCCCATTTTAAGCAAAACAATTATTACGAAGGCCTGAACAGTGGCTGCGATGCCATTTTTCAGGTACTTCAAGGGGAGTTTAACGAAGAGCGCTCATTTAACGATGGTGTGGCATCTCCCCTAGCCCCGTTTTTTCCCTTCATTATCTTTTTCATCATTCTTATCATACTCTCCCGTCGCAACAAAGGTGGCGGCGACAACGGAGGTAACGGCGGTAAACGCAATAAGGGCCTAGACCTTTGGGACATTATCATCTTAAGCAATATGGGCCGCAGCGGAGGCTCAGGAGGCTTCGGAGGAGGCTTTGGCGGTGGCGGTGGTTTCAGCGGTGGCTTCGGTGGCGGCATGGGCGGCGGTGGCGGCGCCTCGGGCGGTTGGTGACAATCTATTTCTTTTTAGCCTTCACGAGTGGCCCGAATATATTATATTAGTAGGAAATTCCATAGACAGCT is from Zobellia galactanivorans and encodes:
- a CDS encoding TPM domain-containing protein — its product is MKYLKTSLLVLFLFWGLGSFAQLEIPEKPEKETSVYDYIDLLSTSQKKNLEEKLIRYSDSTSTQIVVAIINSTKGEQINYLGAHWLTEWGIGQKGKDNGILIVLAQNDRKISINTGYGVEATLTDAMSRRIIETVIIPHFKQNNYYEGLNSGCDAIFQVLQGEFNEERSFNDGVASPLAPFFPFIIFFIILIILSRRNKGGGDNGGNGGKRNKGLDLWDIIILSNMGRSGGSGGFGGGFGGGGGFSGGFGGGMGGGGGASGGW
- a CDS encoding LemA family protein — translated: MKKGLIALIVLGVIAVALYGWGVSFNNTAIELKEASTKTWANVESAYQRRNDLIGNLVKTVQGAADFERGTLKDVIEARSKATSISIDPSNISPEQLAEFNKVQGGLSGALKSLLVTVERYPDLKANKNFLELQSQLEGTENRINVARDRFNASVEPYNLHIKTFPNYILAGLFNFKELSYFQSEAGAEKAPDTSFDFK
- a CDS encoding TPM domain-containing protein, whose amino-acid sequence is MSRVENFLTAEEEQEIVQAIVNAEKNTSGEIRVHLEAHTKIDLLDRAKEVFHLLKMDNTKEENGVLIYVAVNDRKFAIYGDRGIDKVVPKNFWDSTRDTIASHFKNGRFKQGLIEGILKAGKELESHFPWQHGDVNELSNEISKN